A single region of the Elizabethkingia sp. JS20170427COW genome encodes:
- the rplF gene encoding 50S ribosomal protein L6 has translation MSRIGHAIIEIPAGVTITENNGFVTVKGPKGELTQELTGGITLEQKDATLSVVRPSDSKQHKALHGLYRALIHNMVVGTSEGFTKQLELVGVGFRASHSGQKLELALGFSHGIIVELPAEVKVDTLTEKGKNPIVTLSSHDKQLLGMVAAKIRSFRKPEPYKGKGIRFVGEIVRRKAGKSA, from the coding sequence ATGTCAAGAATTGGTCACGCAATTATAGAAATTCCTGCTGGGGTAACAATTACTGAAAATAACGGTTTCGTTACAGTAAAAGGACCTAAAGGAGAGCTTACTCAAGAGCTTACAGGCGGGATTACTTTAGAACAGAAAGATGCTACTTTATCGGTAGTTCGTCCTTCAGATTCTAAACAACACAAAGCACTTCACGGACTTTACCGTGCATTAATCCATAACATGGTTGTAGGTACATCTGAAGGCTTTACAAAACAATTAGAACTAGTAGGGGTAGGTTTTAGAGCCTCTCACTCTGGTCAAAAATTAGAGCTTGCTCTAGGTTTTTCTCATGGTATTATTGTAGAATTACCAGCTGAAGTTAAAGTGGATACTTTAACTGAAAAAGGTAAAAACCCTATTGTTACATTATCTTCTCATGATAAGCAATTACTAGGGATGGTAGCGGCTAAAATCCGTTCATTTAGAAAACCTGAACCTTACAAAGGAAAAGGTATTAGATTCGTTGGAGAAATTGTTAGACGTAAAGCCGGTAAATCTGCTTAA
- the rplR gene encoding 50S ribosomal protein L18, whose product MALTKLEKRNRIKVRIRSKISGSAESPRLSVYKSNKEIYAQLVDDKSGKTLVSASSREKDIASVKGTKTEISSLVGKKIAEKAIAAGIESVVFDRNGFVYHGRIKSLADGAREGGLKF is encoded by the coding sequence ATGGCATTAACAAAACTTGAAAAAAGAAACAGAATTAAAGTAAGAATCAGAAGTAAGATTTCTGGATCTGCTGAATCACCAAGATTGTCTGTTTATAAAAGTAATAAAGAAATCTACGCTCAATTAGTAGATGATAAAAGTGGAAAAACTTTAGTTTCAGCTTCTTCTCGTGAGAAGGATATCGCTTCTGTAAAAGGAACTAAAACTGAAATCTCTAGCCTTGTAGGTAAAAAAATTGCTGAAAAAGCAATCGCTGCAGGTATTGAGAGTGTAGTTTTCGATAGAAACGGTTTCGTGTACCATGGTAGAATCAAATCTCTTGCAGATGGTGCTAGAGAAGGTGGACTTAAATTCTAA
- the rplN gene encoding 50S ribosomal protein L14 → MLQTESRLKVADNTGAKEVLVIRVLGGTRRRYASVGDKIVVTIKDSTPNGNAKKGQVSKAVVVRTKKAIRRKDGSYIKFDDNACVLLNAAGDMRGTRVFGPVARELRDKEYMKVISLAPEVL, encoded by the coding sequence ATGTTACAAACAGAATCAAGACTAAAAGTAGCTGATAATACTGGTGCTAAAGAAGTATTGGTAATCAGAGTTCTGGGAGGTACCAGAAGAAGATATGCATCTGTAGGAGACAAGATTGTGGTGACTATCAAAGATTCTACTCCAAACGGAAACGCAAAAAAAGGACAAGTATCTAAAGCTGTTGTAGTAAGAACTAAAAAAGCAATCAGAAGAAAAGATGGATCTTACATCAAATTTGATGATAACGCTTGCGTATTACTAAACGCTGCAGGAGACATGAGAGGTACACGTGTTTTCGGACCCGTAGCTCGTGAATTGAGAGATAAAGAATATATGAAGGTAATTTCATTAGCTCCTGAAGTTCTTTAA
- the rplD gene encoding 50S ribosomal protein L4: protein MELVVLNTQGQETGRKVTLDESVFGIEPNQHAVYLEVKQYLAAQRQGTHKSKERSEITASTRKLKKQKGSGSARYGDIKSPTFKGGGRVFGPKPRDYRFKLNKAIKRLAKKSVLSQKLRDNSIKVLENFTFEAPKTKEFINVLNALELNGKKALFIIPEANQNVYLSSRNLPKTKVLNYNEISSYDLVNAGEIVFFEGAVEKFQENLKK from the coding sequence ATGGAACTAGTAGTATTAAATACACAAGGACAAGAAACCGGAAGAAAAGTAACTCTTGACGAATCAGTATTCGGTATTGAGCCAAATCAGCACGCGGTTTACTTAGAGGTTAAACAATATCTTGCTGCTCAAAGACAAGGTACTCATAAATCTAAAGAAAGAAGCGAAATTACTGCTTCTACAAGAAAGCTTAAGAAACAAAAAGGATCAGGTTCTGCTCGTTACGGGGATATCAAATCTCCAACTTTTAAAGGTGGGGGTAGAGTTTTCGGACCAAAACCAAGAGACTACCGTTTCAAGTTGAATAAAGCAATCAAAAGATTAGCTAAAAAATCTGTACTTTCTCAAAAATTGAGAGATAACAGTATTAAAGTTTTGGAAAACTTCACTTTTGAAGCTCCTAAAACTAAAGAGTTTATCAACGTATTGAACGCTTTAGAATTAAATGGTAAAAAAGCATTATTTATCATCCCTGAAGCTAACCAAAACGTTTATTTATCTTCAAGAAACTTACCTAAAACTAAAGTATTAAACTACAACGAAATTAGTTCTTACGATTTAGTTAACGCTGGTGAGATTGTATTCTTTGAAGGTGCTGTAGAGAAATTTCAGGAAAACTTAAAGAAATAA
- the rpsC gene encoding 30S ribosomal protein S3 translates to MGQKTNPIGNRLGIIRGWDSNWFGGKNFGDKIAEDYKIRRYLDARLAKGGVSRIYIERTLKLVTVTITTARPGLIIGKGGQEVDKLKEELKKLTKKDIQINIFEIKRPELDAILVAESIAKQIENRISYRRAVKMAIASTMRMGAEGIKVQISGRLNGAEMARSESFKEGRIPLSTFRADIDYHWAEAHTTYGRLGVKVWIMKGEVYGKRDLSPLVGQQKKASGKKSFRKEK, encoded by the coding sequence ATGGGACAAAAAACAAATCCAATAGGAAACAGATTAGGTATCATCAGAGGATGGGATTCTAACTGGTTTGGAGGTAAAAATTTCGGTGATAAAATTGCTGAAGATTACAAAATCAGAAGATACCTTGATGCAAGATTAGCAAAAGGTGGTGTATCTAGAATCTACATCGAGAGAACTCTTAAATTAGTTACAGTTACTATTACTACCGCTAGACCAGGTCTTATCATTGGTAAAGGTGGACAAGAGGTAGATAAACTAAAAGAGGAGCTTAAAAAGCTTACTAAAAAAGATATCCAAATTAATATCTTTGAAATTAAAAGACCTGAACTAGACGCTATCTTAGTAGCTGAAAGTATCGCTAAACAAATCGAAAACCGTATCTCTTACAGAAGAGCTGTGAAAATGGCTATCGCTTCTACAATGAGAATGGGAGCTGAAGGTATCAAAGTTCAAATCTCTGGTAGATTGAACGGAGCTGAAATGGCAAGAAGCGAGTCTTTTAAAGAAGGTAGAATTCCGTTATCTACTTTTAGAGCAGATATCGATTACCATTGGGCTGAAGCTCACACTACTTATGGTAGATTAGGAGTGAAAGTTTGGATTATGAAAGGTGAAGTTTATGGAAAGAGAGATCTTTCTCCTCTAGTAGGTCAACAGAAAAAAGCTTCAGGTAAAAAATCTTTCAGAAAAGAAAAATAA
- the rplC gene encoding 50S ribosomal protein L3, whose product MSGIIGKKIGMTSLFNEEGKNIPCTVIQAGPCPVLQVRTVEKDGYEAVQLGFDDKSEKNVTKALAGHFKKAGATPKAKLVEFVNGFGEIALGEEIKVNLFAEGEYVDVTGTSKGKGFQGVVKRHGFGGVGQSTHGQHNRLRAPGSIGAGSDPSRVFKGMRMAGRMGGKQVTVQNLQVLKVDEEQNLLVVKGAVPGAKNSYVIIRKWN is encoded by the coding sequence ATGTCAGGTATTATTGGTAAAAAAATCGGCATGACATCTTTGTTTAACGAAGAAGGAAAAAACATCCCTTGTACAGTTATTCAAGCTGGTCCATGTCCGGTTTTACAGGTCAGAACCGTAGAAAAGGATGGCTATGAAGCTGTTCAGTTAGGTTTCGATGACAAGAGTGAGAAAAACGTTACTAAAGCGTTAGCTGGCCACTTCAAAAAGGCTGGTGCTACTCCAAAAGCAAAACTAGTTGAATTCGTTAACGGATTTGGTGAGATTGCTCTTGGTGAAGAAATTAAAGTAAACTTGTTCGCAGAAGGAGAGTATGTGGACGTAACAGGTACATCAAAAGGTAAAGGCTTCCAAGGTGTTGTTAAAAGACACGGATTTGGTGGTGTAGGTCAATCTACTCACGGTCAGCACAACAGATTAAGAGCTCCAGGTTCTATCGGTGCGGGATCAGATCCATCAAGAGTGTTCAAAGGAATGCGTATGGCTGGAAGAATGGGTGGAAAACAGGTAACTGTTCAAAACCTTCAAGTGTTAAAAGTAGATGAAGAACAAAATCTTTTAGTAGTAAAAGGTGCTGTTCCGGGAGCTAAAAATTCTTATGTAATTATCAGAAAATGGAACTAG
- the rpsS gene encoding 30S ribosomal protein S19, with amino-acid sequence MARSLKKGPFIHHSLEKKVQANIESNAKTVIKTWSRASMISPDMVGQTIAVHNGKQFIPVYVTENMVGHKLGEFSPTRSFRGHGGNKNKGSR; translated from the coding sequence ATGGCAAGATCACTTAAAAAAGGACCTTTCATTCATCATTCATTAGAGAAGAAAGTTCAAGCAAATATAGAGTCTAACGCAAAGACTGTGATTAAAACTTGGTCTAGAGCATCTATGATTTCTCCAGACATGGTAGGACAAACTATCGCTGTTCATAATGGGAAACAATTTATCCCAGTTTATGTTACTGAAAACATGGTAGGACACAAGTTAGGAGAATTCTCCCCAACTCGTTCTTTCAGAGGTCACGGTGGTAATAAAAATAAAGGAAGCAGATAA
- the rplE gene encoding 50S ribosomal protein L5: MEYIARPKKLYKEKIVPALMEEFGYKSVMQVPKLLKIVVSQGLGAATADKKIVDYAVEELTLITGQKAVGTLSKKDEASFKLRKGMPIGAKVTLRADMMYEFLDRLTSAALPRIRDFNGIKADGFDGRGNYNLGITEQIIFPEIAIDKVKKIQGMDITFVTSANTDKEAKALLTHFGLPFKKN, translated from the coding sequence ATGGAATATATAGCAAGACCTAAGAAATTATATAAAGAGAAAATTGTTCCTGCATTAATGGAAGAATTTGGTTACAAATCTGTAATGCAAGTTCCAAAATTGCTTAAAATTGTAGTAAGCCAAGGTTTAGGAGCAGCTACAGCTGACAAAAAAATTGTTGACTACGCTGTTGAAGAACTAACTCTTATTACAGGACAAAAAGCTGTAGGTACTCTTTCTAAAAAAGATGAGGCTTCTTTCAAATTAAGAAAAGGTATGCCTATTGGTGCTAAAGTTACTCTTAGAGCAGATATGATGTACGAATTCTTAGACAGACTTACTTCTGCTGCTTTACCACGTATTAGAGACTTCAACGGTATTAAAGCTGATGGATTTGATGGTAGAGGTAACTACAACTTAGGGATTACTGAGCAAATCATCTTCCCTGAGATTGCAATCGATAAAGTGAAAAAAATCCAAGGTATGGATATCACTTTCGTTACTTCTGCAAACACAGATAAAGAAGCAAAAGCGCTTTTAACTCACTTCGGTTTACCTTTCAAAAAGAACTAA
- the rpsN gene encoding 30S ribosomal protein S14: protein MAKESMKARERKREALVAKYAAKRQALKEAGDYEALQKLPKNASPVRLHNRCKLTGRPRGYMRTFGISRVTFREMANQGLIPGVKKASW, encoded by the coding sequence ATGGCTAAAGAATCAATGAAAGCGCGTGAGCGCAAAAGAGAAGCTTTAGTAGCTAAATACGCTGCTAAAAGACAAGCTTTAAAAGAAGCTGGTGATTATGAAGCATTACAAAAATTACCTAAAAATGCTTCTCCAGTAAGATTACACAACAGATGTAAACTTACTGGAAGACCAAGAGGTTACATGAGAACTTTTGGTATTTCCAGAGTTACCTTCAGAGAAATGGCTAACCAAGGTCTTATTCCTGGAGTTAAAAAAGCAAGTTGGTAA
- the rplB gene encoding 50S ribosomal protein L2: MSVRKLKPITPGQRFRVVNNFEEITTNKPEKSLTIGIKKSGGRNNTGKMTMRYTGGGHKKKYRIIDFKRNKANVEATVKSVEYDPNRTAFIALLEYADGEKRYIIAPNGIKVGQTVVSGDVVAPEVGNAMKLKNIPLGTVISCIELRPGQGAVMARSAGSSAQLTSRDGKYAIIKLPSGESRMILVECMAMIGSVSNHDHQLTVSGKAGRSRWLGIRPRTRAVVMNPVDHPMGGGEGRSSGGHPRSRNGKPAKGYKTRKKNKVSNRYIVSKRK; encoded by the coding sequence ATGTCTGTTAGAAAATTAAAACCTATCACCCCGGGACAGAGATTCAGAGTTGTAAATAACTTTGAGGAAATTACTACCAATAAACCAGAGAAATCTTTAACTATTGGTATTAAAAAGTCAGGTGGACGTAACAACACAGGTAAAATGACCATGCGTTACACCGGAGGTGGACACAAGAAAAAATACAGAATTATCGACTTCAAAAGAAACAAAGCTAATGTTGAAGCTACGGTAAAATCTGTAGAGTACGATCCAAATAGAACTGCGTTTATCGCTCTATTGGAGTATGCTGATGGAGAAAAAAGATATATCATCGCTCCTAACGGTATTAAAGTTGGTCAAACTGTAGTATCAGGTGATGTTGTAGCTCCAGAAGTAGGTAACGCAATGAAATTGAAAAATATTCCATTGGGTACGGTAATCTCTTGTATCGAACTAAGACCAGGACAAGGTGCTGTAATGGCAAGAAGTGCAGGTTCTTCAGCACAATTAACTTCAAGAGATGGTAAATATGCAATCATTAAATTGCCTTCAGGAGAATCTAGAATGATCCTTGTAGAATGTATGGCAATGATTGGATCTGTATCTAACCACGATCACCAGTTAACAGTATCTGGTAAAGCGGGTAGAAGCAGATGGTTAGGTATCAGACCAAGAACTAGAGCAGTTGTAATGAACCCAGTAGATCACCCAATGGGTGGTGGTGAAGGACGTTCTTCTGGTGGTCACCCAAGATCTAGAAACGGTAAACCAGCTAAAGGTTACAAAACCAGAAAGAAAAACAAAGTGTCTAACCGTTACATCGTATCTAAAAGAAAATAA
- the rplW gene encoding 50S ribosomal protein L23 → MSVIIKPVITEKATSQADFAGVYTFLVDTKANKIQIKQAVEAAYGVKVADVRTMIYAPKVSAKYTKKGLQVGKTNKLKKAIIQLVEGETIDVFAN, encoded by the coding sequence ATGTCAGTAATTATTAAACCAGTTATCACAGAAAAAGCTACTTCTCAGGCTGACTTCGCTGGAGTTTATACGTTTTTAGTAGATACTAAAGCTAATAAAATCCAAATTAAACAGGCTGTAGAAGCTGCTTACGGTGTAAAAGTAGCAGACGTACGCACAATGATTTATGCTCCTAAAGTTTCTGCAAAATATACTAAAAAAGGACTTCAAGTAGGAAAAACCAACAAACTGAAAAAAGCTATCATTCAGTTAGTAGAAGGTGAAACTATCGATGTATTCGCAAATTAA
- the rpsQ gene encoding 30S ribosomal protein S17 has protein sequence MERNLRKERIGVVSSNKMEKTIVVSETAKMKHPMYGKFVLKTKKYTAHDENNECNIGDTVLIQETRPLSKNKRWRLVRIIERAK, from the coding sequence ATGGAAAGAAATTTAAGAAAAGAAAGAATCGGAGTTGTTTCCAGCAATAAAATGGAAAAAACCATTGTTGTTAGCGAAACTGCGAAAATGAAGCATCCAATGTACGGGAAATTCGTTTTGAAAACGAAAAAATATACCGCACATGATGAAAACAACGAGTGCAACATCGGCGATACAGTTCTTATCCAAGAAACTCGCCCTTTGAGCAAGAATAAGAGATGGAGATTAGTAAGAATCATAGAAAGAGCTAAATAA
- the rpsE gene encoding 30S ribosomal protein S5 produces MLGLDNIEKVKPGGLELTDRLVAVNRVTKVTKGGRAFGFSAIVVVGNGEGVIGYGLGKSKEVASAISKAVEDAKKNLVKVPVINHTIPHETSARYGGADIFLRPATHGTGVIAGGTVRMVVEAAGIHDILSKSKGSSNPHNVVKATFKALLEIRRPEEVARMRGVSLDKVFNG; encoded by the coding sequence ATGTTAGGACTAGATAATATAGAAAAAGTAAAACCCGGAGGATTAGAATTGACAGATCGCCTGGTAGCTGTAAACAGAGTAACAAAAGTAACCAAAGGTGGTAGAGCTTTTGGATTTTCTGCAATTGTAGTTGTAGGAAACGGAGAAGGAGTAATCGGATACGGATTAGGTAAAAGTAAAGAGGTAGCTTCAGCTATTTCTAAAGCGGTAGAAGATGCTAAGAAAAATTTAGTAAAAGTACCTGTTATCAATCACACTATCCCTCACGAAACTTCAGCAAGATACGGTGGTGCTGACATCTTCTTAAGACCAGCTACTCACGGTACCGGGGTTATCGCTGGAGGTACTGTACGTATGGTTGTAGAAGCTGCAGGTATCCATGATATTCTTTCTAAGTCTAAAGGTTCTTCTAACCCACACAACGTGGTAAAAGCTACTTTCAAAGCTTTATTAGAAATCAGAAGACCTGAAGAAGTAGCTAGAATGAGAGGTGTTTCTTTAGATAAAGTGTTTAACGGTTAA
- the rplV gene encoding 50S ribosomal protein L22, which produces MGKRKQDSALARKAANMDVVKASLKDCPSSPRKMRLVADIIRGEQVDKALYILKYSKKEASNKLEKLLLSAIANWQVKNEGQDIEEANLFVKEIYVDSARQLKRLRPAPQGRGYRIRKRSNHVTLVLGNKSDNQ; this is translated from the coding sequence ATGGGAAAAAGAAAACAAGATAGTGCTTTAGCAAGAAAAGCTGCAAATATGGATGTAGTAAAGGCGTCTTTAAAAGATTGCCCTTCTTCTCCTAGAAAAATGAGATTAGTTGCTGACATCATCAGAGGTGAGCAAGTAGATAAAGCTTTATATATCCTAAAATATTCTAAGAAAGAAGCTTCTAACAAATTAGAAAAATTACTTCTTTCTGCTATTGCTAACTGGCAAGTGAAAAACGAAGGACAGGATATAGAAGAAGCAAATCTTTTCGTAAAAGAGATTTACGTGGACAGTGCAAGACAACTAAAAAGATTACGTCCAGCTCCACAAGGGAGAGGTTACAGAATCCGTAAAAGATCTAACCACGTAACTTTAGTTTTAGGTAACAAATCAGATAATCAATAA
- the rplP gene encoding 50S ribosomal protein L16 — protein MLQPRRTKFRRVHKMKMKGNANRGAQLAYGTFGIKAVEGAWITARQIEAARIAATRYMKREGQLWIKIFPDKPITKKPAEVRMGKGKGAVEYWVAVVKPGRVMFEIGGVPYEIAKEALRLAAQKLPVSTKFIVANDFVKPL, from the coding sequence ATGTTACAACCAAGAAGAACCAAGTTCCGTCGTGTTCATAAAATGAAGATGAAAGGTAATGCTAACAGAGGTGCTCAGTTAGCTTACGGAACTTTCGGTATCAAAGCAGTAGAAGGAGCTTGGATTACAGCTAGACAAATCGAAGCTGCCCGTATCGCTGCAACTAGATATATGAAAAGAGAGGGGCAATTATGGATTAAAATATTCCCAGATAAGCCTATTACTAAAAAACCAGCTGAAGTAAGGATGGGTAAAGGTAAAGGTGCTGTAGAATATTGGGTAGCCGTAGTTAAACCAGGAAGAGTAATGTTTGAAATCGGTGGAGTTCCTTACGAAATTGCTAAAGAAGCTCTTAGACTAGCCGCTCAAAAATTACCAGTGTCAACCAAGTTTATCGTAGCTAACGATTTTGTTAAACCTCTTTAA
- a CDS encoding DUF2490 domain-containing protein, which translates to MNERRPWGQIVFNFPIGKDWKFQQRVRYDARFKEKVQNGEVMDGHYGFNHRIRYMINLRKTIDGKPFNQHSTFLSVNNEVLVNFGKEISGNHLDQYRASLFLGKNYKNTTIQLGYMYRFSPQKTLNNYKHYHGLTLWISQNYKFKKPKGSI; encoded by the coding sequence ATTAACGAAAGGAGACCTTGGGGACAAATTGTTTTTAACTTCCCTATAGGAAAGGATTGGAAATTTCAACAAAGAGTAAGATACGATGCTCGGTTTAAGGAGAAAGTACAAAATGGTGAAGTTATGGATGGACATTATGGTTTCAACCATAGGATCAGATATATGATTAATCTAAGAAAAACCATTGATGGCAAACCTTTCAACCAACATTCAACATTTTTATCTGTAAATAATGAAGTATTGGTGAATTTTGGGAAAGAGATTTCTGGCAACCATCTCGATCAGTATAGAGCTAGTCTTTTCCTAGGTAAAAATTATAAAAACACAACCATACAACTAGGATATATGTATCGATTTTCGCCCCAAAAAACGTTAAACAATTATAAACACTATCATGGATTAACCTTATGGATTAGCCAAAATTATAAATTCAAAAAGCCAAAAGGCTCAATATAA
- the rplO gene encoding 50S ribosomal protein L15: MNLNNIKPASGSTHNSKRIGRGQGSGKGGTSTKGHKGQKSRAGYSQKIGFEGGQMPLQRRLPKFGFKNVNRKEFKGINLDTIQLLIDTKGVQGDITKDVLVANGLVSKNDLVKILGRGELKSNVSITADKFTKTAEEAINKVGGKAITL, encoded by the coding sequence ATGAATTTAAATAATATTAAACCGGCTTCAGGTTCTACACACAATTCAAAAAGAATTGGTAGAGGACAAGGTAGTGGTAAAGGTGGTACTTCCACAAAAGGTCACAAAGGACAAAAGTCTAGAGCTGGTTACTCTCAAAAAATCGGTTTTGAAGGTGGTCAGATGCCTTTGCAAAGAAGACTACCTAAATTCGGTTTCAAAAATGTAAACAGAAAAGAATTTAAAGGTATCAACTTAGATACAATTCAATTATTAATCGACACTAAAGGTGTACAAGGAGATATTACTAAAGATGTTTTGGTAGCTAATGGATTAGTTTCTAAAAATGACTTAGTAAAAATCTTAGGTAGAGGTGAGTTAAAATCTAATGTATCTATTACTGCAGATAAATTCACTAAAACCGCTGAAGAGGCTATCAACAAAGTTGGTGGTAAAGCAATTACCCTTTAA
- the rpmD gene encoding 50S ribosomal protein L30, translating into MAKISIKQVRSAIGRTKTQKRTLEALGLKKLHQVVEHEATPAILGMVAAVSHLVEVQEK; encoded by the coding sequence ATGGCAAAAATTTCAATCAAACAAGTAAGAAGCGCTATTGGTAGAACAAAAACCCAAAAAAGAACGCTTGAAGCATTGGGCTTGAAAAAGTTACACCAAGTTGTAGAACATGAGGCAACTCCAGCTATCCTAGGTATGGTTGCTGCAGTTAGCCACTTAGTAGAAGTTCAGGAAAAATAA
- the rplX gene encoding 50S ribosomal protein L24, which translates to MTKLKIKRGDNVIVTTGNKNIKGKVGEVIEIIKDKNRAVVAGLNIVKKHVKPSAQNPQGGIVEKEASIHISNLAIVDPKTGKATKVGYKFDGDKKVRIAKKSGETL; encoded by the coding sequence ATGACAAAGTTAAAAATCAAAAGAGGAGATAACGTAATCGTAACTACTGGTAACAAGAATATCAAAGGGAAAGTAGGAGAGGTTATTGAAATTATCAAAGATAAAAATAGAGCCGTAGTAGCAGGTCTTAACATCGTTAAAAAACACGTTAAACCTTCTGCACAAAACCCTCAAGGTGGTATTGTAGAAAAGGAAGCTTCTATCCATATTTCTAACCTTGCTATTGTAGATCCTAAAACAGGAAAAGCTACTAAAGTTGGTTATAAATTCGATGGGGATAAGAAAGTAAGAATTGCTAAAAAATCCGGTGAAACTTTATAA
- a CDS encoding YiiX/YebB-like N1pC/P60 family cysteine hydrolase, whose protein sequence is MVKSWLYYLGLMLVVSCTSTKVTLRNGDLLLVPAAASSLSGAIDRVTQTAKETHYSHIALLEKDSIGDFFVLHAGSRNGSERLSLADFFKYEAQKGVDISVYRLKSKYQSSIPAAIHEAKKWLGRPYNYSYILSDQKLYCSDFVQRSFAKDSIFTLEPMTFINPQTGKTDKAWEEFYSKQNLEIPEGKPGCNPNGLAASPKVRKVGKISYQYK, encoded by the coding sequence ATGGTAAAATCTTGGTTATATTATTTAGGACTAATGTTGGTTGTTTCATGTACTTCTACTAAAGTTACTCTTCGGAATGGAGATTTACTATTGGTTCCAGCGGCGGCATCGTCTTTATCTGGTGCGATAGATAGGGTTACTCAGACTGCAAAGGAAACTCATTACTCGCATATAGCTTTGCTAGAGAAAGATTCTATAGGTGATTTTTTTGTACTTCATGCAGGTTCCCGTAATGGTTCTGAGCGTTTGAGCTTGGCAGATTTTTTTAAATACGAAGCTCAAAAAGGTGTTGATATTTCTGTCTATAGGCTGAAGTCCAAATACCAAAGCAGTATCCCTGCAGCTATTCATGAAGCTAAAAAATGGTTGGGCAGGCCGTACAACTATTCTTATATTTTGTCAGATCAGAAATTGTATTGCTCCGATTTTGTTCAACGTAGTTTCGCTAAGGATTCCATATTTACTTTAGAACCTATGACGTTTATTAATCCTCAAACAGGTAAAACGGATAAGGCGTGGGAGGAATTTTATTCAAAGCAAAATTTAGAAATACCAGAGGGAAAACCCGGATGTAATCCTAATGGACTGGCGGCATCTCCCAAAGTAAGAAAAGTAGGGAAGATTAGCTATCAATATAAATAA
- the rpsH gene encoding 30S ribosomal protein S8 — protein MVTDPISDFLTRVRNAQSAGHKVVEIPASKIKKEITKILFDQGYILNYKFEDNQVQGSIKIALKYDKQTNKPAIKSIQRASRPGLRQYKGSAELPRVLNGLGIAIISTSKGVMTDKKARQEKVGGEVICYVY, from the coding sequence ATGGTAACAGATCCAATTTCAGATTTCCTAACAAGAGTAAGGAACGCACAAAGCGCAGGCCACAAAGTGGTGGAAATTCCTGCATCTAAAATCAAAAAAGAGATCACTAAAATCCTTTTCGACCAAGGTTACATTTTAAACTACAAGTTTGAAGATAACCAAGTTCAAGGGAGCATTAAGATCGCTTTGAAATATGATAAGCAAACGAACAAGCCGGCTATCAAGTCTATCCAAAGAGCTTCTCGTCCAGGTCTTCGTCAATACAAAGGTTCAGCTGAACTTCCAAGAGTATTAAACGGACTAGGGATTGCGATCATCTCTACTTCAAAAGGAGTAATGACTGATAAAAAAGCAAGACAAGAGAAAGTAGGTGGTGAAGTAATTTGCTATGTTTATTAA
- the rpmC gene encoding 50S ribosomal protein L29 encodes MKKAEIKNLSVEELKSLLAEAQANYTKLVLAHKISPIENPIQIRDARRNIARIQTELTNKQ; translated from the coding sequence ATGAAAAAAGCTGAAATTAAAAATTTAAGCGTAGAAGAGCTAAAAAGCCTATTAGCTGAAGCTCAAGCTAATTATACTAAACTTGTTTTAGCTCATAAAATTAGCCCAATCGAAAATCCTATTCAGATTAGAGATGCTAGAAGAAACATCGCTAGAATTCAAACGGAATTAACTAACAAACAATAA